The sequence CTGTCATGCCTGGTTTTAAGACTAAACCgaatataattatatatgtcaggatcaagttacatacaTATAGTAACAGTATAAGTGAAATAACAGTATAATATCACTAACTTAAATGTATCTTCGATCTTACAAAATGGACCAGCAAGGGTCAAAAAAGTAAAGACACTGCAGTGAAACTAAGCGTAGCCTTCATCTTCAACTGGCGCGACTCCACAAGCAATCGACGGAGAACACACCCTAGAACGCGCCATCTTCTGTGAAGTCCTTAAAATCTTCCTCGACTGAGCAACATTCTTTAGGTGTAGTAAGTGTAAGTACAtggaatactcagcaagtgtgagaaagtaTGATATGTGGACCAATATCAAGAATAGCTTAACTTAGgagtttatttgcataaatactaCTTTTTAAGTAAAACAATTATAAAAACAATCTATTTACTATATGAAAGATTCTTTAAGACTTGAGCTAAGGTTCCAACTACCTTGCTCCACATTtgaggttccaaccacctctaaatAAAGCTAACTTGAATCATAGTTTCCACCATCGTAATCCACCAGAACCAACCAAACCAGCAGAAatcacccaactaatcatgtgaggagtccatgttgctcatgaccgtgagcatgcctgatatatcagttttcactctgcagaggtcgtacactttacccacaagatgtgTCATCCTTCTTGCTCGAgtcgatcaaacacttacacactttcgatGTGTGCGACCAGGATTCCATTGCAAAGCCTTTCCAACGCCTCTCTCAGCATGTGTTGACCCACTGAGGTTCCACCGttgtacataagtggagtacatcctccaccccagaagccccttttTACACCTTACGGTTCCAGAAAGTACACCCTTACATCCCTGCaccaccaaatgatcttcacAATGCTGAGAGAATAGCGAATTACTTGGTTAGGCCCGTCCCATATCAGGCTTGTGTTTGTACTATTTTCAtgagtgatcgctacatgaaccgatccttaatATGGTCTGAGCAAGACCGCCATCATCCCAACAACAAGGTAATAACCAATATACAATAAAGCTCACAATCtgcttggaacatatccacaTGCCAACTATCATGCCACACTTGTCCAAACCCTAACTTCCATATTTAAGCACTTTTTACCGAAGTCTTTATCATGGTTCACATGATTAATCAAAAGTCATCATTTGTCTATGCTACCCATGAATAACCAATACTAAGTATAATCTACCCATAACATGAAAATCAAACTACAGCTATAAGGAATATTGTGGAAAACTAGTCAATCCTATCCATGATATATCACatatttgacaagcatgcaatttataaaacaaatatttttcaaaagtaGGTGCaatatgttcaaggacacttgccttctccgaagtgTTGCTCAAAGTCAccgaaatcttgatcttggaAATTATTGAACGGTTCCGGGACATGAACCTCTACACGCGAAGAGAACACACACGCTAAGAACAAGCGCCAAACGAAGCTAACACAACAAACAAACGCTAAGGCTAGTTAGGGTATAATTTTAGAAAGATTTAGGCGTAAAAATCGCTTAAATCAGAGCTACGACGCGAGAACTACAACTAAACAAATTTTATgattataaaaactattttctagaattaaacctaatttttaaaagaccaaaaacatttatttaaaattttccagAAATACTTTTAAacataaaactaattaaaacaattttatagaatttatttgctaatttatatgcaacaaaacatattaaagcatttagtttactaaagaaaacatatttaaaacattatcataattaatctatattttctaaactattttccaaattaaacatttattctaacatttttgcaataatttttatactacaaaaaattaaataacatttacataaataaaaaatagagccaaaacatttatctaaaccattttataatttttggaatttttctaATAAAGAAAACTTATTTTTCAGATTATTGTGAATTATTTTCTAACAGGAAAATCGAATTACTGCGTAAGCGATGATGTCATCGGCTGATTAGTCTGCTGACTCAGAGAGATAGAGCgctgactagatctactatatcGGACAAATGACGATGTGGCTGCACATGTGGCACACTGACTAGACAACAGAGCTGATGGGGCGCTTCATTAAATCGGAGTCGTTGATCTCGGATCGGACGGCTGAGATCGCCTAACGCGAAGGAGTATGCTTCCTCTAATCCTAGCCGAACACTTGAGATCGGACGACAGAGAGACCATCTACCTCGGTTCCGTTTGAACAACGGCGACAGCGACAACTTTCGCGGTGGTCGACAGTCGGAGAAGACTCGGGGCGACGGCAAATGACGAAGTGTGACCGGTTGACGATGGCGAGCTCATTTGACGAGGTTGCGGGTGTCGGGGAAGACCGGAGAGGCTCGACGACGGCGGGCTTCAACGGCGGAGGTTCGGCGGCCTTAGGAGCTCGGCTCCAGTGGCGGAACTCGACGTTCAACTAACGACGAGATGTGGACGAAGAACGCCGACGCACACTCGGACGGCGTCGGGGAGGGCTAGAGAGGCACAGCTATGGTGGCGGCGCGGGGGCTCACTGGCGAAGGAAACTCGACTATTTTGGGGGGCTTGGACGCGGTGGAGTAAAGAGAGGCTCGGCTGAGGGAGGAATCAAAGATTTATAGAGGGATGAGACGGATTTGATTCGGCTAGCGGGATTTAAGCGGCGGCGAGAAATTAGGGCTTCGGTTTCCTTTTCTCCCGTCATCTTTCCTTCGAATTTGATGCCCTTCCTTACTGTGGTTGCCGGTTACCTTGCAAGGTTTCAATTGGCAAAGGATTGCCTTGATTGCACGTGGGCTCGACGGAAATCAATTCAGGTGCTGGCTGCTCGAAGAAAGGAAAGAGGAATTTCGGGGGTGGAAGAAAGAGATGACAGGTGGGGTCCTAGAGTCAGTGAGAGGgtgagagagcaagagagggaGAAAACAGACTGTCACAGTTACCAAGAATGTTGGATTAACATGTTGAAAATCAAGCTCAACAGAATAATTGAAACTGTACTGAAGCTTGGGATCCTGCAAATGCTCAAGCCAATTCTGACTGCATAAGCTCAGGACTTGTCcaaactacaactatttgtcAAATACAAGTGTATAAGCCACAGAAATGAAACAACGAAACAAGCATGGTTTGCAGCTAGTTGAAGGCCCGCAGAAATTGCAGGAAGACACAATTGACATGGGTGCCACATGAGATGTTGAAGACAAGCAGACCACCAATAAAAAATGAGATGTGGCACCGTCTGGCCAGCTGCTATGAACCAATCAAGGCACTTCTCGTCATGGACTAATGGCATTAACCTTGGGCTACTGAAATTAGAGTAAACAACTCTACTCACTGTCATGTACTAAGTGGCTGGGGCACTCGCAAATCCAATGGAATGGAGTAGACCATCTGCTCACCTGTGCACATTAACAAGTAACCTGAGCAAATTTGGCTGATTTGTTATCTACTACTGATTGGGGCGCCGATTCGATTTGGAGTCCTTACCGGAgccgacgagctgcctgctgcgCGGCGCACTCACGCGGGCGACGCTGACGCCGCACTCGACGCCACCGCCACCGTTAAGCTGCCGACTAGGGGTGCGCCCGGAGGACTCAACGGCGCTGGCTGCCTGGCACACGAGGGACCACTCGGAGGGAGGCCGCTACCACTGCCGCCGGCGGAGGCCCCAAGTCCCCAACGGTATGCGTGAGTCCTACAGGGGAAGACCCATACTGCTCTGCCCTTCTGGGGAGTTAACCGGTAATGCGAGGTAGTCCAAGGGTTTCCACACAAAACTGCGAAACCACTTAGTCAAGCTCGATCTGGACCGCAGATTCCGATCGTACGGTTTATGTGAATCCCGGTTGGAATCACGATCCGTTTTTTCAGGGTTCCAAACGGTAATACAGGGCAGTCCGAGGGTCCCTACGCAAAAGTCCAAAACTTCTCGACTCGGTTGCGAGATGAACCCCCTGACGCTGCCGCTGCTTCTTTCTCTCACCCAACACGTCTGAGAATTTTCAGACCATGTCTTCTTTCTAGTTTCTCCTGTGCCATGCAACGAGACGAGTTCAGAAAAGAGATGAAAAGGATAATCTTATCACTTGTCACTCACTTGCCAAGATCAGCGAGCTTgcaatatcttttttttttgggtaccATTTCCTTCGATTCAAGAATCTTACATCCCGTTGAACAAAAACTATGTACATCAGGAGCTAATGAGCTATATACAAACAGCTGATTGCCGCATGAGTCTCATCGATGGCGCCACGCTGCTGAAAGTGTGGTGGCAAGGCCTAACCATGGAGATCAAGAACGCCCTCTCAACCTCTTCAGAGGCATCTCTCCTAAGCAAACACATCACGTACTCCATCGCTACGGCATCGCAGGGCAGCGTGATCCTGCCGTCGTCACTCGCGAACCCGAACTCCTCCCGCGACATCCTCAGGAGCTCACCGAAGACTGCCGTGCCGAGGTACGCCAAAGGTACCTCAAACCGCCTGCCGTCGGCGGAGTAGACGACGCAGTGGCCCTTTCCAGCCACTGACATTATTGAGGTGCCGCACGATCCTTCGGTTTCTTTCGCCGTCGTCGACAGCGTGAGCCTCTTCCTCGCGAGGGCCGCCATTCTTTGCCACTTCTTCGCCATTTGAACGAGTCTCTTCGCACTGATCATAGTTGCTTCTCCTACTTTCCTGGCTGAATGTTCATAGAATCTTTGTATCAGGTGGCGTTCAGCTACTAGGTGTAGTGCTTGTCTTGCTGGTGGACTGATGAAGTGCTGGTGCTCAGCTGATCGATTTATaggcgagggagaagagaagcACTCAGTTTAAGTGCAGCTATCAGCTCAGGCTGGCAAGAGACAAGGCCATGAGTTCAGAACATGCAATGTTGCAGGAAAAAAACATTGTGATTTTGATTAGATTTCTCTGTGGCCATCTGTTTGGCACTTGTTGGAGCCACTAGTAGCAGTGTGCTGCCATTCTGACCTGTTTCATAGTGGCTAAGAGCCATGCCTCATCGATCATTAGGACCACAGGTAAATCGGGTCCAATTTGTAAGGATCAGTTCTGTCCGtgattgtgcaatgtgataccAAATATTATTTGTGAAATGTCCTATTTAAAAATCTGAAGTCTGAAAGTTTTTCTGCCCATAGCACATTGTTTCTGAGCGACCAGATTAAGCCTGTTCAGCAGTCCAAACAACTTGGTCGACAGCTTGGTATCACTCCATTTCGTTGATTTTTCCCTTAAGGTCCCCTAAATGGACCGACAAGACTGCAACTATGCAGCTAGACGATTGATGATCATTAGCCAAATTGCCAAAATTGGGTACAGGacacccttttttttttgcatttgctGACAGACACAAACCGTTGAGCCCACGATTTGTGTGCAACCATATATCCTTGCAGTCCTAATCATAACTCATATTGGTTTCCAATTCAGGCAACTTGCTCCtacatccagagtactactatTGTTGGGGTTGCCAATAAGGACTCCCAATGCCCTAGGCTCCGCTTGTAAGGGACCGAAGCCCGCCCGGCTTTGGAACACCTCTGGAGCCTCAGGACCCGGATTCTCTGTGGAGACCAAGGCCTTTGGAGAGCGCAAGCCTCCTCAGGCCATTGTCTCCCAGAGCCTTGGGGAGGCAATTGGTTTTCTCTAGAAAGATCAATCGAGAAAGGGTGGGGGGCATTGATAGCCATCTGCCTGCCACGAAGTGACCGACATTTAATACCGGTCTAATCGACGGCCGGTCTGACACACTGGGTATGGACGACGTCGCAATCGATGACTGGCCAAGCTTTACGACCACTTGCTACCACTACTGTTGCCACgattagatgatgtcatcaggGTAATTAGGAGAGTACCCGGGCCCAAGCGATGTTTTACTCAGCTGTTCCCAGGTCACGGTCATATGGTAAAAATTCTACACTTACGTCATGAAGGGCTCTATAAATACTGATCATGGGCACACTGTGCAAAGGGACATATTTTTACGATCACTCGGCGTAatcctttcctctccttttcttccctAAGTTTGAGTTACTCTAGTGAACTGGTTCTCACCGCACCTTGTTCGTGAAATACtgtttctttcaccaacaactGACATTGTCCATAGGAAAGATACAATGTAGAAGACTAGGAGCAGTAAGAGAATaccaccaaagaagaagactaCCAGGGTGGAGGCCCAAACAACCGGCACCACAATTGCCCCTTGTGCGAAGATCTGCATGGCCGCCGCGACCAAGCACCCGAAACACCAAAACCAGTCTCACAGCCAAGCGGAACAAGGGCCAGGTGGCCACCGCCGACCTAATCGATACCCTAGCTGTGGCTGGAATGGGGGGCCCGTCGATTCAGAGGCCCTTCAGCAATAATATAACGAGGGTCTCATTGTACCCCTAGAGGTCGCGGTTGTACAGGCCGCAACGGCCGGCCAGCAGGCGCACGTGGCGACCTTTCAGGCCCAGCTAGAGGAGTTGTAGGTGGCCCTACGGGCCGCATAGCCATCTACAGACACAACCGTCACTGCTCCAGAAGCGGCCAACGCCATGCCGACCCGGGCTCCGGGGACCAGCGGTGGCGTCATCTTCGCTGCTCATCATCCCGATGCACCTTCAACGATCTATCCGCAGGCACATGAGCCCCGGGCCCGACAACGTGAGGCTCCCCTCTTAGACTCTGACTCCCCCTGCAGGCGAGCCTACAGGCCGTGCCCTTCCCCGATAGGTTTCGGACCCTAAAGCTACCTAAGTCTAGAGGCAAGTCAGACCTAGAGGAGTTTGTTCGCTCGTATGCCCTCTCCATCGAGGCAGGCAGGGGGTGGGCCAGCCACCATGGCTAAGTGCTTCCCCCTTGCCTTGGAGGGAGTAGCCCTCCGATGGATCTGGGCGCTTGAACCCGGGGCCATTTATGCCTAGGCTCACCTATGGGACGCCTTCTGTAACAACATTCAGGGAACTCTCATCAAGCCAATGACCTTCGGGAGCCTATTCGATGTCAAGCAACAGCCAAGCGAAACCCTTCGGAAATATTTCCGGAGGTTTGCGCAAACCAAGGCCCAAAAGAAGGCATCTCGCAATTGTAAGGCAACCTAGGGCCTGGCCTCCGGGCCCCTCTTTGATTAGCTGCATTGGCACCCGGTGCACACGTTGAGCGCcctcatgagcaaattcaaGGAATACGCCTGTGCGGAGGAAGAGGGGCTCCGCCGGCAGGCCATGAATGTTGCAGCAATCCCCTGTGTCGAACCTGCAAGGCCGACTTTGCAAACTGGATCCTCACCTGTTCCATCGCTTCCTTTGGCAAAAAGGGGCTCCAAGGGGGCCACGAGCTCCGTAACGCGACATGGCATCAACAGCATTGAGCACCCACGAGGGGCTCCGAGCTTGCCTCGTTCTAAGGGGCGCGACTAGGTGTGCTCTAGCTCCTTCCCCCAGCGATCGCACGCCCCAGGCCGGCAGCAAGAAGAAGGATACTGGTGCACCTTGCACAGGGCTAGACAGGCCCACAATATCGAAGATTGCTGAACCATCATAACAtttcgagaggagtacctcaggAGGCAGGCAGCATGCATAACGGGGGATAGAACTGGAGACAAGCGGCTCGAAGGCCAAAGGCCCGCGGCGGGTCGCTAGGTGGATCACCTGGCCCTACTGAACCCTCCTCAGCTGGCTCTACCTGCTACGCCTCTGCTACCAACGGTGCAGCATATCAATGATGGAGACCATGCAAGGGAGGTGATCCTTGGCATAACAAGAGGGGGAACCTCCTGTGGGTCCTCAAAGTGACAGCGGCGGGACTAGGGCCGTCAATGGGTTGGATCCTCGTGGGTTTTACACCTTGGGGACCCTAACAAGCCCGGAAAGTTACTCAGACCAACCTACAGTGGTGTCGAACCTTAAAGGAAATTTCGGCaacacttatatatatatatatatatatatatatatatatatatatatatatatatatatatatatatatatatatatatatatatatatatatatatatatattacaggGCAAAGCAACACCATCTAGCAGCATAGCATGTTTAACCAAAAGAGTAAGGTGAATGTGCAAGAGGCGTGCAACTACTCATCCTACATGCGCGCCATCACCTCAAAAGATATCTAgaaagaaagcaagggtgagattcgaaaaccTCAGTAAGCGAATTTACTTTAAagagctatttagccacagctGATTAAGCAATCATCTTTAAATAGAAACTAGAAGCGGAACATGCTATCAACATCAAGAGAAAATATGGCTAAGCAAGTAACGGCAACATCAAACATTTAACATCCTCCTAGTATAATCCTTCACAACCACATCATATATAAGCCAACTTAAAGAAGCAAAACATGGATACAAACAAATTAAATAACTTCATATGAATGCATAAATATGCATATGACATGCTTGTCTTCACCCTTACCTCTTCTCGGGTAACGTGAGGGTGTCAACCGTATTCCTCCTCGGGTAACATACGGTGATGTACCATACCCCTTCTCAGATAACATACGGTGCTAAATCGGTAGGTTGCGGCTAGAGAACGGAGACAtgacttccaatgcatgagatgcataTGTACGGCATGATTCATGCATAACCAAACAAATATCTTCCAGAGTATGCATAAGACTTCAAGAATCGAGTAAACTTCTAAAAGATAAACAACAGGGTAACAAGCTCATAATCAGTTTATCAGGTTAGATGTATGCATTACAATTAAAATAATGGAGGTAACCAATTAACAGGTAAAGAGTAGCCATCtgatacattcacttgccttcactgacAATGAAGGCGGGCTCTAGCTGCGACATGGAGTGGCATCACCTGAACAAACACCCAATTAGAACCAAGATGCCGCAATAACCAAACAAGATGGCACACGCTTCTACATCCCAAAAACCCACAATTGAAGGCTGTGGAAAGATATCTACCAACTAGCCCGCTAGACGCCGAATAAGAACCTCATCTAGCTTGGTCGAGGACTGAGGAACCGGACACAACGTACGGGCTAATCCTCGTCGGACACCAACACCACTTTGCCAAAAGCGTCTAAACCGCTTACCCAAAAAGAACAACACCAACGCCATCAGGAAGCCTACGACGCGAACTACAACTTCCATTATAAACATACACTCACATCCAACACTGGTTAGGCCCCAACTTGAGTTGATGTGCTACCCGCTAATCGGGCTAACAACGCACCAATCCAATGACGTGGGCGACCGATCTCAACCTCCTACAAGCATCTAGGGACTGCAAGGAATCACCTTTGGAGCGGAAACACGAATCAGCGAAGAAAACCGGCGAACTCATCGACGACCTCCTcattcctttttcttcctccttcttctttctcccttcttcttttcttctttttcctttcttttcttttcttcttcctttcttttc is a genomic window of Phragmites australis chromosome 17, lpPhrAust1.1, whole genome shotgun sequence containing:
- the LOC133897537 gene encoding auxin-responsive protein SAUR36-like, whose product is MISAKRLVQMAKKWQRMAALARKRLTLSTTAKETEGSCGTSIMSVAGKGHCVVYSADGRRFEVPLAYLGTAVFGELLRMSREEFGFASDDGRITLPCDAVAMEYVMCLLRRDASEEVERAFLISMVRPCHHTFSSVAPSMRLMRQSAVCI